The following proteins are co-located in the Callithrix jacchus isolate 240 chromosome 10, calJac240_pri, whole genome shotgun sequence genome:
- the RBM4B gene encoding RNA-binding protein 4B isoform X2 yields MALVRMVKLFIGNLPREATEQEIRSLFEQYGKVLECDIIKNYGFVHIEDKTAAEDAIRNLHHYKLHGVNINVEASKNKSKASTKLHVGNISPTCTNQELRAKFEEYGPVIECDIVKDYAFVHMERAEDAVEAIRGLDNTEFQGKRMHVQLSTSRLRTAPGMGDQSGCYRCGKEGHWSKECPVDRTGRVADFTEQYNEQYGAVRTPYTMGYGESMYYNDAYGALDYYKRYRVRSYEAVAAAAAASAYNYAEQTMSHLPQVQSTTVTSHLNSTSVDPYDRHLLSNSGAAATSAAMAAAAATTSSYYGRDRSPLRRAAAMLPTVGEGYGYGPESELSQASAATRNSLYDMARYEREQYVDRARYSAF; encoded by the exons ATG GCTCTTGTCAGGATGGTGAAGCTGTTCATCGGAAACCTGCCCCGGgaggccacagagcaggagatcCGCTCTCTTTTCGAGCAGTATGGGAAGGTGCTGGAATGTGACATCATTAAGAATTACGGCTTTGTGCACATAGAAGACAAGACAGCAGCCGAGGATGCCATACGCAACCTGCACCATTACAAGCTTCATGGGGTGAACATCAACGTGGAAGCCAGCAAGAATAAGAGCAAAGCTTCAACCAAGTTACACGTGGGTAACATCAGCCCCACTTGTACCAACCAAGAGCTTCGAGCCAAGTTTGAGGAGTATGGTCCGGTCATCGAATGTGACATCGTGAAAGATTATGCCTTCGTACACATGGAGcgggcagaggatgcagtggagGCCATCAGGGGCCTTGACAACACAGAGTTTCAAG GCAAAAGAATGCATGTGCAGTTGTCCACAAGCCGGCTTCGGACTGCCCCTGGGATGGGAGACCAGAGTGGCTGCTATCGGTGTGGGAAAGAAGGGCACTGGTCCAAAGAGTGTCCAGTAGATCGTACGGGTCGTGTGGCAGACTTTACCGAACAGTATAATGAACAGTATGGAGCAGTTCGCACACCTTACACCATGGGCTATGGGGAATCCATGTATTACAACGATGCATATGGAGCACTTGACTACTATAAGCGATACCGGGTCCGCTCTTACGaggcagtagcagcagcagcagcagcttctgCATACAACTACGCAGAACAGACCATGTCCCATCTGCCTCAAGTCCAAAGTACAACTGTGACCAGCCACCTCAACTCTACTTCTGTTGATCCCTACGACAGACACCTACTGTCAAACTCTGGCGCTGCTGCCACTTCAGCTGctatggctgctgctgctgcaaccACTTCCTCTTATTATGGAAGGGACAGGAGCCCACTGCGTCGTGCTGCAGCCATGCTCCCCACAGTTGGAGAGGGCTACGGTTATGGGCCAGAGAGTGAGTTATCTCAGGCTTCAGCAGCTACACGGAATTCTCTGTATGACATGGCCCGGTATGAACGGGAGCAGTATGTCGACCGAGCCCGGTACTCGGCCTTTTAA
- the RBM4B gene encoding RNA-binding protein 4B isoform X5, translating to MVKLFIGNLPREATEQEIRSLFEQYGKVLECDIIKNYGFVHIEDKTAAEDAIRNLHHYKLHGVNINVEASKNKSKASTKLHVGNISPTCTNQELRAKFEEYGPVIECDIVKDYAFVHMERAEDAVEAIRGLDNTEFQGDEYLWERSKKVSRRNPIS from the exons ATGGTGAAGCTGTTCATCGGAAACCTGCCCCGGgaggccacagagcaggagatcCGCTCTCTTTTCGAGCAGTATGGGAAGGTGCTGGAATGTGACATCATTAAGAATTACGGCTTTGTGCACATAGAAGACAAGACAGCAGCCGAGGATGCCATACGCAACCTGCACCATTACAAGCTTCATGGGGTGAACATCAACGTGGAAGCCAGCAAGAATAAGAGCAAAGCTTCAACCAAGTTACACGTGGGTAACATCAGCCCCACTTGTACCAACCAAGAGCTTCGAGCCAAGTTTGAGGAGTATGGTCCGGTCATCGAATGTGACATCGTGAAAGATTATGCCTTCGTACACATGGAGcgggcagaggatgcagtggagGCCATCAGGGGCCTTGACAACACAGAGTTTCAAG GCGATGAATACTTGTGGGAAAGAAGTAAAAAGGTATCTAGAAGAAACCCTATATCATAA
- the RBM4B gene encoding RNA-binding protein 4B isoform X3, with protein sequence MVKLFIGNLPREATEQEIRSLFEQYGKVLECDIIKNYGFVHIEDKTAAEDAIRNLHHYKLHGVNINVEASKNKSKASTKLHVGNISPTCTNQELRAKFEEYGPVIECDIVKDYAFVHMERAEDAVEAIRGLDNTEFQGKRMHVQLSTSRLRTAPGMGDQSGCYRCGKEGHWSKECPVDRTGRVADFTEQYNEQYGAVRTPYTMGYGESMYYNDAYGALDYYKRYRVRSYEAVAAAAAASAYNYAEQTMSHLPQVQSTTVTSHLNSTSVDPYDRHLLSNSGAAATSAAMAAAAATTSSYYGRDRSPLRRAAAMLPTVGEGYGYGPESELSQASAATRNSLYDMARYEREQYVDRARYSAF encoded by the exons ATGGTGAAGCTGTTCATCGGAAACCTGCCCCGGgaggccacagagcaggagatcCGCTCTCTTTTCGAGCAGTATGGGAAGGTGCTGGAATGTGACATCATTAAGAATTACGGCTTTGTGCACATAGAAGACAAGACAGCAGCCGAGGATGCCATACGCAACCTGCACCATTACAAGCTTCATGGGGTGAACATCAACGTGGAAGCCAGCAAGAATAAGAGCAAAGCTTCAACCAAGTTACACGTGGGTAACATCAGCCCCACTTGTACCAACCAAGAGCTTCGAGCCAAGTTTGAGGAGTATGGTCCGGTCATCGAATGTGACATCGTGAAAGATTATGCCTTCGTACACATGGAGcgggcagaggatgcagtggagGCCATCAGGGGCCTTGACAACACAGAGTTTCAAG GCAAAAGAATGCATGTGCAGTTGTCCACAAGCCGGCTTCGGACTGCCCCTGGGATGGGAGACCAGAGTGGCTGCTATCGGTGTGGGAAAGAAGGGCACTGGTCCAAAGAGTGTCCAGTAGATCGTACGGGTCGTGTGGCAGACTTTACCGAACAGTATAATGAACAGTATGGAGCAGTTCGCACACCTTACACCATGGGCTATGGGGAATCCATGTATTACAACGATGCATATGGAGCACTTGACTACTATAAGCGATACCGGGTCCGCTCTTACGaggcagtagcagcagcagcagcagcttctgCATACAACTACGCAGAACAGACCATGTCCCATCTGCCTCAAGTCCAAAGTACAACTGTGACCAGCCACCTCAACTCTACTTCTGTTGATCCCTACGACAGACACCTACTGTCAAACTCTGGCGCTGCTGCCACTTCAGCTGctatggctgctgctgctgcaaccACTTCCTCTTATTATGGAAGGGACAGGAGCCCACTGCGTCGTGCTGCAGCCATGCTCCCCACAGTTGGAGAGGGCTACGGTTATGGGCCAGAGAGTGAGTTATCTCAGGCTTCAGCAGCTACACGGAATTCTCTGTATGACATGGCCCGGTATGAACGGGAGCAGTATGTCGACCGAGCCCGGTACTCGGCCTTTTAA
- the RBM4B gene encoding RNA-binding protein 4B isoform X4, translating to MWRAWGRAGPDLRETALVRMVKLFIGNLPREATEQEIRSLFEQYGKVLECDIIKNYGFVHIEDKTAAEDAIRNLHHYKLHGVNINVEASKNKSKASTKLHVGNISPTCTNQELRAKFEEYGPVIECDIVKDYAFVHMERAEDAVEAIRGLDNTEFQGDEYLWERSKKVSRRNPIS from the exons ATGTGGAGAGCCTGGGGACGGGCTGGGCCAGACCTCCGGGAGACA GCTCTTGTCAGGATGGTGAAGCTGTTCATCGGAAACCTGCCCCGGgaggccacagagcaggagatcCGCTCTCTTTTCGAGCAGTATGGGAAGGTGCTGGAATGTGACATCATTAAGAATTACGGCTTTGTGCACATAGAAGACAAGACAGCAGCCGAGGATGCCATACGCAACCTGCACCATTACAAGCTTCATGGGGTGAACATCAACGTGGAAGCCAGCAAGAATAAGAGCAAAGCTTCAACCAAGTTACACGTGGGTAACATCAGCCCCACTTGTACCAACCAAGAGCTTCGAGCCAAGTTTGAGGAGTATGGTCCGGTCATCGAATGTGACATCGTGAAAGATTATGCCTTCGTACACATGGAGcgggcagaggatgcagtggagGCCATCAGGGGCCTTGACAACACAGAGTTTCAAG GCGATGAATACTTGTGGGAAAGAAGTAAAAAGGTATCTAGAAGAAACCCTATATCATAA
- the RBM4B gene encoding RNA-binding protein 4B isoform X1, translated as MWRAWGRAGPDLRETALVRMVKLFIGNLPREATEQEIRSLFEQYGKVLECDIIKNYGFVHIEDKTAAEDAIRNLHHYKLHGVNINVEASKNKSKASTKLHVGNISPTCTNQELRAKFEEYGPVIECDIVKDYAFVHMERAEDAVEAIRGLDNTEFQGKRMHVQLSTSRLRTAPGMGDQSGCYRCGKEGHWSKECPVDRTGRVADFTEQYNEQYGAVRTPYTMGYGESMYYNDAYGALDYYKRYRVRSYEAVAAAAAASAYNYAEQTMSHLPQVQSTTVTSHLNSTSVDPYDRHLLSNSGAAATSAAMAAAAATTSSYYGRDRSPLRRAAAMLPTVGEGYGYGPESELSQASAATRNSLYDMARYEREQYVDRARYSAF; from the exons ATGTGGAGAGCCTGGGGACGGGCTGGGCCAGACCTCCGGGAGACA GCTCTTGTCAGGATGGTGAAGCTGTTCATCGGAAACCTGCCCCGGgaggccacagagcaggagatcCGCTCTCTTTTCGAGCAGTATGGGAAGGTGCTGGAATGTGACATCATTAAGAATTACGGCTTTGTGCACATAGAAGACAAGACAGCAGCCGAGGATGCCATACGCAACCTGCACCATTACAAGCTTCATGGGGTGAACATCAACGTGGAAGCCAGCAAGAATAAGAGCAAAGCTTCAACCAAGTTACACGTGGGTAACATCAGCCCCACTTGTACCAACCAAGAGCTTCGAGCCAAGTTTGAGGAGTATGGTCCGGTCATCGAATGTGACATCGTGAAAGATTATGCCTTCGTACACATGGAGcgggcagaggatgcagtggagGCCATCAGGGGCCTTGACAACACAGAGTTTCAAG GCAAAAGAATGCATGTGCAGTTGTCCACAAGCCGGCTTCGGACTGCCCCTGGGATGGGAGACCAGAGTGGCTGCTATCGGTGTGGGAAAGAAGGGCACTGGTCCAAAGAGTGTCCAGTAGATCGTACGGGTCGTGTGGCAGACTTTACCGAACAGTATAATGAACAGTATGGAGCAGTTCGCACACCTTACACCATGGGCTATGGGGAATCCATGTATTACAACGATGCATATGGAGCACTTGACTACTATAAGCGATACCGGGTCCGCTCTTACGaggcagtagcagcagcagcagcagcttctgCATACAACTACGCAGAACAGACCATGTCCCATCTGCCTCAAGTCCAAAGTACAACTGTGACCAGCCACCTCAACTCTACTTCTGTTGATCCCTACGACAGACACCTACTGTCAAACTCTGGCGCTGCTGCCACTTCAGCTGctatggctgctgctgctgcaaccACTTCCTCTTATTATGGAAGGGACAGGAGCCCACTGCGTCGTGCTGCAGCCATGCTCCCCACAGTTGGAGAGGGCTACGGTTATGGGCCAGAGAGTGAGTTATCTCAGGCTTCAGCAGCTACACGGAATTCTCTGTATGACATGGCCCGGTATGAACGGGAGCAGTATGTCGACCGAGCCCGGTACTCGGCCTTTTAA